A window of the Streptomyces formicae genome harbors these coding sequences:
- a CDS encoding alpha/beta hydrolase family protein produces the protein MTDVSGDRASRPTRRSALAGLVGGAGAVLAAGCTPSGVSPANAPTPSRTPSVTPGGPTPGVMTLFKDPGFNFNGLLALGGSGQGSAEVGEVLTAVNTINKAGLSSQSYVETFKKLGDELMDAPEGPSPDEQTTRFRALRAAQYYGQALFFVLGSDNPGSEEQLYKSGRGAWDKFCKLCDPAPVTANVAYGRTPMPVWFFRPEESDQRRPTVILTNGSDGQNVDMWTYGVPAALDRGWNALVYDGPGQGQLLFVDQVIFTPRWETVVKPLVDWLSTRPDVDKDKIALTGLSMAGDLAPRAAAFESRIAALVAMPGCLSPWLGFPAEIREILTPSKQESNDIWNKEVVPELPPADAATMKKRFEPFSVQAMLDARDGKMFTDFYTPARRVEALDITDVVDRIKMPTLVLDYEDEQFYPGQARQMFDKLTSPKDYVKLTAATGAQLHCSPMAPQQHCEVVFDWLGETLSVG, from the coding sequence ATGACGGACGTATCCGGTGACCGCGCATCCCGGCCCACGCGTCGCTCGGCGCTCGCCGGGCTCGTCGGCGGGGCCGGTGCCGTCCTGGCCGCCGGGTGCACGCCGTCGGGGGTGTCACCGGCGAACGCGCCCACACCCAGTCGTACGCCCTCCGTCACCCCGGGCGGTCCCACGCCCGGGGTGATGACCCTCTTCAAGGACCCCGGCTTCAACTTCAACGGCCTCCTCGCGCTCGGCGGGTCCGGTCAGGGCTCCGCCGAGGTGGGCGAGGTGCTCACCGCCGTGAACACGATCAACAAGGCCGGCCTTTCCTCGCAGTCGTACGTCGAGACCTTCAAGAAGCTCGGCGACGAGCTGATGGACGCGCCCGAGGGCCCCTCGCCCGACGAGCAGACCACACGCTTCCGTGCGCTGCGGGCCGCCCAGTACTACGGCCAGGCGCTGTTCTTCGTCCTCGGCTCCGACAACCCCGGCAGCGAGGAGCAGCTGTACAAGTCCGGGCGCGGTGCCTGGGACAAGTTCTGCAAGCTGTGCGACCCGGCACCGGTGACGGCGAATGTCGCGTACGGCAGGACCCCGATGCCGGTGTGGTTCTTCCGGCCGGAGGAGTCCGACCAGCGCCGTCCCACCGTGATCCTCACCAACGGCAGCGACGGTCAGAACGTCGACATGTGGACCTACGGCGTCCCGGCTGCTCTGGACCGTGGCTGGAACGCCCTCGTGTACGACGGGCCGGGCCAGGGGCAGCTGCTCTTCGTCGACCAGGTGATCTTCACGCCGCGCTGGGAGACCGTGGTCAAGCCGCTCGTCGACTGGCTCTCCACCCGCCCCGACGTGGACAAGGACAAGATCGCCCTGACCGGGCTCAGCATGGCGGGGGACCTCGCCCCCCGGGCCGCGGCCTTCGAGAGCCGGATCGCCGCTCTGGTGGCGATGCCCGGCTGCCTGTCGCCCTGGCTGGGCTTCCCGGCGGAGATCCGGGAGATCCTCACCCCGAGCAAGCAGGAGAGCAACGACATCTGGAACAAGGAGGTCGTCCCCGAGCTGCCTCCGGCCGACGCCGCGACGATGAAGAAGCGCTTCGAGCCCTTCTCCGTGCAGGCGATGCTCGACGCCCGCGACGGCAAGATGTTCACCGACTTCTACACCCCCGCCAGGCGCGTCGAGGCCCTGGACATCACGGACGTCGTGGACCGCATCAAGATGCCGACGCTGGTCCTGGACTACGAGGACGAGCAGTTCTACCCGGGCCAGGCGCGCCAGATGTTCGACAAGCTGACCTCGCCCAAGGACTACGTGAAGCTCACCGCCGCCACCGGTGCGCAGCTGCACTGCTCACCGATGGCGCCGCAGCAGCACTGCGAGGTCGTCTTCGACTGGCTGGGCGAGACGCTGTCAGTGGGCTGA
- the glmM gene encoding phosphoglucosamine mutase, with translation MGRLFGTDGVRGVANADLTAELALGLSVAAAHVLAEAGTFEGHRPTAVVGRDPRASGEFLEAAVVAGLASAGVDVLRVGVLPTPAVAYLTGALGADLGVMLSASHNAMPDNGIKFFARGGHKLADELEDRIEAVYEEHRTGAPWDRPTGAGVGRVHDFDEGFDKYVAHLIAVLPNRLDGLKIVLDEAHGAAARVSPEAFARAGAEVVTIGTEPDGLNINDNCGSTHLDLLKAAVVDQQADFGIAHDGDADRCLAVDAVGNEIDGDQILAVLALAMREAGTLRGNTVVATVMSNLGFKLAMEREGVQLVQTAVGDRYVLESMKEHGFALGGEQSGHVIVLDHATTGDGTLTGLLLAARVAATGRSLAELAAVMDRLPQVLINVPDVDRARVATSAELATAVADAEQELGATGRVLLRPSGTEPLVRVMVEAADIEQARSVAGRLADAVKSALG, from the coding sequence GTGGGACGACTCTTCGGCACGGACGGTGTGCGCGGTGTCGCCAACGCGGACCTGACGGCGGAGCTCGCGCTCGGTCTGTCGGTCGCAGCGGCGCACGTACTCGCCGAGGCGGGCACGTTTGAGGGCCATCGGCCGACGGCGGTGGTCGGGCGTGATCCCCGCGCGTCCGGAGAGTTCCTGGAGGCCGCCGTCGTGGCGGGTCTCGCGAGCGCGGGCGTGGACGTCCTGCGCGTCGGTGTGCTGCCCACCCCCGCGGTGGCGTACCTCACCGGCGCGCTGGGCGCCGACCTCGGCGTGATGCTGTCCGCGAGCCACAACGCCATGCCCGACAACGGGATCAAGTTCTTCGCGCGCGGCGGCCACAAGCTCGCGGACGAGCTGGAGGACCGGATCGAGGCCGTCTACGAGGAGCACCGCACCGGCGCGCCCTGGGACCGCCCGACGGGTGCCGGCGTCGGCCGCGTGCACGACTTCGACGAGGGCTTCGACAAGTACGTCGCCCATCTGATCGCGGTCCTGCCGAACCGGCTCGACGGGCTCAAGATCGTCCTCGACGAGGCGCACGGTGCCGCGGCCCGGGTCTCGCCCGAGGCGTTCGCGCGGGCCGGGGCCGAGGTCGTCACGATCGGCACCGAGCCGGACGGCCTCAACATCAACGACAACTGCGGCTCCACCCACCTGGACCTGCTCAAGGCCGCGGTCGTCGACCAGCAGGCCGACTTCGGCATCGCCCACGACGGCGACGCCGACCGCTGCCTCGCCGTGGACGCGGTGGGCAACGAGATCGACGGCGACCAGATCCTGGCCGTGCTGGCCCTGGCCATGCGCGAGGCGGGCACGCTGCGCGGGAACACGGTCGTGGCGACCGTCATGTCGAACCTCGGCTTCAAGCTGGCCATGGAGCGCGAGGGCGTGCAGCTCGTGCAGACCGCGGTCGGCGACCGATACGTCCTGGAGTCGATGAAGGAGCACGGCTTCGCGCTCGGCGGCGAGCAGTCCGGCCACGTGATCGTGCTCGACCATGCGACGACGGGTGACGGGACGCTCACCGGTCTGCTGCTGGCGGCGCGGGTCGCGGCAACGGGACGTTCGCTGGCCGAGCTGGCCGCCGTGATGGACCGCCTTCCGCAGGTCCTGATCAACGTCCCCGACGTGGACAGGGCGCGGGTGGCGACGTCGGCGGAGCTGGCGACGGCGGTCGCCGACGCGGAGCAGGAGCTCGGCGCCACGGGCCGTGTGCTGCTGCGCCCGTCCGGTACGGAGCCGCTGGTGCGCGTCATGGTCGAGGCCGCGGACATCGAGCAGGCCCGCTCGGTGGCCGGCCGCCTGGCCGACGCGGTGAAGTCGGCACTGGGCTAG
- a CDS encoding DNA-directed RNA polymerase subunit alpha, producing MLIAQRPSLTEEVVDEYRSRFVIEPLEPGFGYTLGNSLRRTLLSSIPGAAVTSIRIDGVLHEFTTVPGVKEDVTDLILNIKQLVVSSEHDEPVVMYLRKQGPGLVTAADIAPPAGVEVHNPDLVLATLNGKGKLEMELTVERGRGYVSAVQNKQVGQEIGRIPVDSIYSPVLKVTYKVEATRVEQRTDFDKLIVDVETKQAMRPRDAMASAGKTLVELFGLARELNIDAEGIDMGPSPTDAALAADLALPIEELELTVRSYNCLKREGIHSVGELVARSEADLLDIRNFGAKSIDEVKAKLAGMGLALKDSPPGFDPTAAADAFGADDDADAGFVETEQY from the coding sequence GCTCAGCGTCCCTCGCTGACCGAAGAGGTCGTCGACGAGTACCGCTCCCGGTTCGTCATCGAGCCGCTGGAGCCGGGCTTCGGCTACACCCTCGGCAACTCGCTCCGCCGTACGCTCCTCTCCTCGATCCCGGGCGCCGCTGTCACGTCCATCCGGATCGACGGTGTCCTGCACGAGTTCACCACCGTGCCGGGCGTCAAGGAGGACGTCACCGACCTCATCCTGAACATCAAGCAGCTGGTCGTCTCCTCGGAGCACGACGAGCCGGTCGTGATGTACCTGCGCAAGCAGGGCCCGGGTCTGGTCACCGCCGCCGACATCGCGCCCCCGGCCGGTGTCGAGGTCCACAACCCCGACCTCGTCCTCGCCACGCTGAACGGCAAGGGCAAGCTGGAGATGGAGCTGACCGTCGAGCGCGGTCGCGGCTACGTCTCCGCCGTGCAGAACAAGCAGGTGGGCCAGGAGATCGGCCGTATCCCGGTCGACTCCATCTACTCGCCGGTGCTCAAGGTCACGTACAAGGTCGAGGCGACCCGTGTCGAGCAGCGCACCGACTTCGACAAGCTGATCGTCGACGTCGAGACCAAGCAGGCCATGCGTCCGCGCGACGCCATGGCGTCGGCCGGCAAGACCCTGGTCGAGCTGTTCGGCCTGGCCCGCGAGCTCAACATCGACGCCGAGGGCATCGACATGGGCCCGTCCCCCACGGACGCCGCCCTTGCCGCCGACCTGGCGCTGCCGATCGAGGAGCTGGAGCTCACGGTCCGCTCGTACAACTGCCTCAAGCGTGAGGGCATCCACTCCGTGGGTGAGCTCGTCGCCCGCTCCGAGGCCGACCTGCTCGACATCCGCAACTTCGGTGCGAAGTCGATCGACGAGGTCAAGGCGAAGCTGGCCGGCATGGGCCTGGCCCTCAAGGACAGCCCGCCCGGATTCGACCCGACCGCCGCCGCGGACGCCTTCGGCGCCGACGACGACGCGGACGCGGGCTTCGTCGAGACCGAGCAGTACTGA
- the rplM gene encoding 50S ribosomal protein L13 has protein sequence MRTYSPKPGDVTRQWHVIDAQDVVLGRLASTAATLLRGKHKPIYAPHVDAGDFVVIINADKVHLSGNKRTQKMAYRHSGYPGGLRSVRYDELLEKNPEKAVEKAVKGMLPKNTLGRQMLSKLKVYAGENHPHAAQQPVPFEITQVAQ, from the coding sequence GTGCGTACGTACAGCCCCAAGCCCGGCGATGTGACGCGCCAGTGGCACGTCATCGATGCTCAGGACGTCGTCCTGGGCCGACTGGCGAGCACTGCCGCCACTCTCCTGCGCGGCAAGCACAAGCCGATCTACGCGCCCCACGTGGACGCCGGTGACTTCGTCGTCATCATCAACGCCGACAAGGTGCACCTGTCCGGCAACAAGCGGACCCAGAAGATGGCGTACCGCCACTCCGGCTACCCGGGTGGTCTGCGCTCCGTCCGTTACGACGAGCTCCTCGAGAAGAACCCCGAGAAGGCCGTCGAGAAGGCCGTCAAGGGCATGCTCCCCAAGAACACCCTCGGCCGTCAGATGCTCTCGAAGCTGAAGGTCTACGCGGGCGAGAACCACCCGCACGCTGCCCAGCAGCCGGTTCCGTTCGAGATCACCCAGGTCGCGCAGTAA
- the rplQ gene encoding 50S ribosomal protein L17, with the protein MPKPAKGARLGGSAAHEKLLLANLAKSLFEHGRITTTEAKARRLRPVAERLITKAKKGDIHNRRLVLQTITDKGIVHTLFTEIAPRYAERPGGYTRITKIGNRRGDNAPMAVIELVEGEIAKKATVAEAEAATKRAVKEAEEAKVEETKAEDTEAPAEESKDA; encoded by the coding sequence ATGCCGAAGCCCGCCAAGGGTGCCCGTCTGGGCGGCAGCGCCGCGCACGAGAAGCTGCTTCTCGCGAACCTCGCGAAGTCGCTGTTCGAGCACGGCCGCATCACCACGACCGAGGCCAAGGCCCGCCGCCTGCGCCCGGTCGCGGAGCGTCTGATCACGAAGGCGAAGAAGGGCGACATCCACAACCGTCGCCTGGTGCTGCAGACGATCACGGACAAGGGCATCGTCCACACGCTCTTCACCGAGATCGCCCCGCGCTACGCCGAGCGTCCGGGTGGCTACACCCGGATCACCAAGATCGGCAACCGTCGTGGTGACAACGCCCCGATGGCCGTGATCGAGCTCGTCGAGGGCGAGATCGCGAAGAAGGCGACCGTCGCCGAGGCCGAGGCCGCCACCAAGCGTGCGGTCAAGGAGGCCGAGGAGGCCAAGGTCGAGGAGACCAAGGCCGAGGACACCGAGGCTCCGGCCGAGGAGTCGAAGGACGCCTGA
- the truA gene encoding tRNA pseudouridine(38-40) synthase TruA codes for MSDEVQPGFVRVRLDLSYDGTEFHGWAKQVGGRRTVQAEIEDALRTVTRSRDTTYELTVAGRTDAGVHARGQVAHVDLPQPLWEEHREKLLRRLAGRLPHDVRVWKAEEAPGGFNARFSAIWRRYAYRVTDHPGGVDPLLRGHVLWHDWPLDVDAMNTAAERLLGEHDFAAYCRRREGATTIRTLQELRWERGADGILMATVRADAFCHNMVRALVGAMLFVGDGHRSPDWPAKVLAAGVRDSAVHVVRPHGLTLEEVGYPADELLAARNLEARNKRSLPVAGSAAGGSLAGGRGGCC; via the coding sequence GTGAGTGACGAAGTACAGCCGGGGTTCGTGCGTGTCCGTCTCGATCTGTCGTACGACGGGACCGAGTTCCACGGCTGGGCCAAGCAGGTCGGGGGCCGGCGGACCGTACAGGCGGAGATCGAGGACGCCCTGCGGACCGTGACGCGGTCGAGGGACACGACGTACGAGCTGACCGTCGCCGGCCGCACGGACGCCGGTGTGCACGCGCGCGGGCAGGTGGCGCACGTCGATCTGCCGCAGCCCTTGTGGGAGGAGCACCGCGAGAAGCTGCTGCGGCGGCTCGCCGGGCGGCTCCCGCACGACGTACGGGTGTGGAAGGCCGAGGAGGCCCCCGGGGGCTTCAACGCCCGCTTCTCCGCGATCTGGCGCCGGTACGCCTACCGCGTCACCGATCACCCCGGCGGCGTCGACCCGCTGCTGCGGGGCCATGTGCTCTGGCACGACTGGCCGCTGGACGTGGACGCCATGAACACGGCCGCCGAACGGCTGCTCGGCGAGCACGACTTCGCCGCGTACTGTCGCAGGCGCGAGGGGGCCACGACCATCCGGACCCTCCAGGAGCTGCGCTGGGAGCGCGGTGCGGACGGCATCCTCATGGCGACCGTGCGGGCCGACGCCTTCTGCCACAACATGGTGCGTGCGCTCGTCGGCGCAATGCTCTTCGTCGGGGACGGCCACCGTTCGCCGGACTGGCCGGCCAAGGTGCTGGCGGCGGGCGTACGGGACTCCGCCGTGCACGTCGTACGCCCGCACGGGCTCACGCTCGAAGAGGTCGGCTACCCCGCCGACGAGCTGCTGGCCGCCAGGAACCTGGAGGCCCGCAACAAGAGGTCGCTGCCGGTCGCCGGATCCGCGGCCGGCGGCTCACTCGCCGGCGGGCGCGGTGGCTGCTGCTGA
- a CDS encoding holo-ACP synthase — protein MIIGVGIDVAEIDRFDDALRRTPGLAKRLFVESELLLPSGERRGVASLAVRFAAKEAVAKALGAPSGLHWTDCEVYVEDSGRPRLRVSGTVAAAAEARGVRSWHVSLSHDAGVASAVVIAEG, from the coding sequence ATGATCATCGGGGTGGGGATCGACGTGGCCGAGATCGACCGCTTCGACGACGCGCTGCGCCGGACGCCGGGTCTCGCGAAGCGCCTCTTCGTGGAGAGCGAACTCCTCCTGCCGAGCGGCGAGCGACGAGGTGTCGCCTCCCTCGCGGTCCGCTTCGCCGCGAAGGAGGCGGTCGCCAAGGCCCTCGGCGCGCCGTCCGGGCTCCACTGGACGGACTGCGAGGTCTACGTCGAGGACTCGGGCCGGCCGCGGCTGCGCGTGAGCGGGACGGTGGCGGCGGCGGCGGAGGCGCGGGGGGTGCGGTCGTGGCACGTGTCGCTGAGCCATGACGCGGGGGTGGCATCGGCGGTGGTGATCGCGGAGGGCTGA
- the rpsI gene encoding 30S ribosomal protein S9, translating into MAETTTETPLEGEETYAEVTTFESETPVEGEYTSESLASRFGEPQPAAGLGRRKNAIARVRIVPGTGKWKINGRTLEDYFPNKVHQQEVNEPFKVLELDGRYDVIARIAGGGVSGQAGALRLGVARALNEADVDNNRGPLKKAGFLSRDDRAVERKKAGLKKARKAPQYSKR; encoded by the coding sequence GTGGCCGAGACCACCACCGAGACCCCGCTCGAGGGCGAAGAGACCTACGCCGAGGTCACCACCTTCGAGTCCGAGACCCCCGTCGAGGGCGAGTACACGAGCGAGTCGCTCGCGTCCCGCTTCGGCGAGCCCCAGCCGGCCGCCGGCCTGGGCCGTCGCAAGAACGCCATCGCCCGCGTCCGGATCGTCCCGGGCACCGGCAAGTGGAAGATCAACGGTCGCACCCTTGAGGACTACTTCCCCAACAAGGTGCACCAGCAGGAAGTCAACGAGCCCTTCAAGGTGCTCGAGCTCGACGGCCGCTACGACGTCATCGCCCGTATCGCGGGTGGCGGTGTCTCCGGCCAGGCCGGCGCCCTGCGCCTCGGCGTGGCCCGCGCGCTGAACGAGGCGGACGTGGACAACAACCGCGGCCCGCTGAAGAAGGCCGGCTTCCTGAGCCGCGACGACCGTGCGGTCGAGCGCAAGAAGGCCGGTCTGAAGAAGGCCCGCAAGGCCCCGCAGTACAGCAAGCGCTAA
- the coaA gene encoding type I pantothenate kinase, which produces MITSPPRSRRTERTETSPYVDLTREEWSALRDRTPLPLTAAEVEQLRGLGDVIDLDEVRDIYLPLSRLLNLYVGATANLRGALNTFLGEAGNGHGTQRGTPFVIGVAGSVAVGKSTVARLLQALLALWPEHPRVELVTTDGFLYPMKELQERGLMSRKGFPESYDRRALTRFVADIKAGKDEVTAPVYSHLIYDIVPGERLTVRRPDILIVEGLNVLQPALPGKDGRTRVGLADYFDFSVYVDARPEDIERWYLNRFRKLRATAFQDPSSYFRKYTQVSEEEALEYARSMWRTINGVNLLENVAPTRGRATLVVRKGPDHKVQRLSLRKL; this is translated from the coding sequence GTGATCACTTCGCCGCCACGAAGCCGCAGGACCGAGAGGACCGAGACGTCCCCGTACGTCGACCTCACCCGTGAGGAGTGGAGCGCGCTCCGCGACAGGACCCCGCTGCCCCTCACCGCCGCCGAGGTCGAGCAGTTGCGGGGCCTCGGCGACGTCATCGACCTCGACGAGGTGCGGGACATCTATCTGCCGCTCTCCCGGCTGCTCAATCTGTACGTCGGCGCCACCGCCAACCTCCGGGGCGCGCTCAACACCTTCCTCGGCGAGGCCGGCAACGGCCACGGCACCCAGCGCGGCACGCCCTTCGTCATAGGCGTCGCGGGCTCCGTCGCCGTCGGCAAGTCCACCGTCGCCCGCCTCCTGCAGGCGCTGCTCGCCCTGTGGCCCGAGCACCCGCGGGTGGAGCTCGTCACCACCGACGGCTTCCTCTACCCGATGAAGGAGCTCCAGGAGCGGGGCCTGATGTCGCGGAAGGGCTTCCCCGAGTCGTACGACCGCCGTGCGCTGACCCGCTTCGTCGCCGACATCAAGGCGGGCAAGGACGAGGTCACGGCGCCCGTCTACTCGCACCTCATCTACGACATCGTGCCCGGCGAGCGGCTCACCGTCCGCCGCCCGGACATCCTGATCGTCGAGGGCCTCAACGTCCTCCAGCCCGCCCTGCCCGGCAAGGACGGCCGCACCCGCGTCGGGCTCGCCGACTACTTCGACTTCTCCGTGTACGTCGACGCGCGGCCCGAGGACATCGAGCGCTGGTACCTCAACCGCTTCCGCAAGCTGCGCGCGACCGCCTTCCAGGACCCGTCCTCGTACTTCCGCAAGTACACCCAGGTGTCGGAGGAGGAGGCGCTGGAGTACGCCCGCTCCATGTGGCGCACGATCAACGGGGTCAATCTGCTGGAGAACGTCGCACCCACCCGGGGACGTGCCACGCTGGTCGTGCGCAAGGGCCCCGACCACAAGGTCCAGCGCCTGTCCCTTCGCAAACTCTGA
- a CDS encoding DUF389 domain-containing protein: MLHLRLIVPPDRTDEVVRTVEKTVGATHLAVMPGAARNPSGDLVLCDVAREAGDELIGRLRDLGLDRDGSIAVDNIELSLSHRADKAEDDAPGEGADAVLWEHLTDATHEESTLSVTYLAFLTLATMIAACGVVLDNAILIVGAMAVGPEFGPLAGFSTAVVQRLPRLAWRSLVALIAGFAVAMLVTVAFSYFMNGIGLFEGSMLAAERPNTNFIYRPDAFSFVVAVLAGIAGTLSLTSAKSGALVGVAISVTTVPAAANAAVAFSYGEYQQAWGSSEQLLLNLLGIILAGTLTLFVQKWLWNNQRRRAAARRSAH, translated from the coding sequence GTGCTGCACCTGCGCCTGATCGTCCCGCCCGACCGCACGGACGAGGTCGTCAGGACCGTCGAGAAGACGGTCGGCGCGACCCATCTCGCCGTCATGCCGGGCGCCGCCCGCAACCCGTCGGGCGATCTGGTGCTCTGCGACGTGGCACGCGAGGCCGGCGACGAGCTGATCGGCCGTCTGCGGGACCTCGGACTGGACCGGGACGGCTCCATCGCCGTCGACAACATCGAACTGTCGCTGTCCCACCGCGCCGACAAGGCGGAGGACGACGCCCCGGGCGAGGGCGCGGACGCGGTGCTGTGGGAGCACCTGACGGACGCGACCCACGAGGAGTCGACGCTCTCCGTCACCTACCTGGCGTTCCTGACACTGGCGACGATGATCGCCGCGTGCGGTGTGGTGCTGGACAACGCGATCCTCATCGTGGGCGCGATGGCCGTCGGCCCGGAGTTCGGCCCGCTCGCCGGTTTCAGCACCGCCGTGGTGCAGCGGCTGCCGCGGCTGGCGTGGCGCTCGCTGGTGGCGCTGATCGCCGGCTTCGCGGTGGCGATGCTGGTGACGGTGGCGTTCAGCTACTTCATGAACGGGATCGGCCTCTTCGAGGGCTCGATGCTGGCGGCGGAGCGGCCCAACACCAACTTCATCTACCGCCCCGACGCGTTCTCGTTCGTCGTCGCCGTGCTCGCGGGCATCGCCGGCACCCTCTCGCTGACCTCGGCCAAGTCGGGCGCGCTGGTCGGCGTGGCGATCTCCGTGACGACGGTGCCGGCCGCGGCGAACGCGGCGGTGGCCTTCAGCTACGGCGAGTACCAGCAGGCGTGGGGCTCCAGCGAGCAGCTGCTGCTCAATCTGCTCGGCATCATCCTGGCGGGGACGCTGACGCTGTTCGTCCAGAAGTGGCTGTGGAACAACCAGCGGCGGCGTGCGGCAGCGCGCAGGTCAGCCCACTGA
- the glmS gene encoding glutamine--fructose-6-phosphate transaminase (isomerizing): protein MCGIVGYVGAQSALDVVITGLKRLEYRGYDSAGVAVLADGGLAAAKKAGKLLNLEKELVDRPLPSGSTGIGHTRWATHGAPNDANAHPHLDNAGRVAVVHNGIIENFADLRAELAERGHSLDSETDTEVVAHLLAEAHSSCGELAEAMRLVSRRLEGAFTLVAVHADEPDVVVGARRNSPLVVGVGDGEAFLASDVAAFIAYTRSAIELGQDQVVELRRESVTVTDFDGAPAQVRSYHVDWDASAAEKGGYDYFMLKEIAEQPKAVADTLLGRIDASGSLTLDELRIPHGVLREAQKVVIVACGTAFHAGLIAKYAIEHWTRIPCEVELASEFRYRDPILDQRTLVIAISQSGETMDTLMALRHAREQGAKVLAICNTNGSTIPRESDAVLYTHAGPEVAVASTKAFLTQLVACYLVALYLGQVRGTKWGDEIRAVIRDLSQIAGEVDRVLETMEPVRELARSLSRKNTVLFLGRHVGYPVALEGALKLKELAYMHAEGFAAGELKHGPIALIENDLPVVIVVPSPRSRSVLHDKIVSNIQEIRARGARTIVIAEEGDEAVEPYADHLIRIPATPALLQPLVATVPLQVFACELATARGNEVDQPRNLAKSVTVE from the coding sequence ATGTGCGGAATCGTGGGATACGTGGGAGCGCAGTCCGCGCTCGATGTCGTCATCACCGGGCTCAAGCGGCTCGAATACCGGGGCTACGACTCGGCAGGTGTGGCCGTACTCGCCGACGGGGGGCTCGCCGCCGCCAAGAAGGCGGGCAAGCTGCTCAATCTGGAGAAGGAGCTCGTCGACCGGCCGCTGCCGAGCGGCTCGACGGGCATCGGGCACACCCGGTGGGCCACCCACGGCGCGCCCAACGACGCCAACGCGCATCCTCATCTGGACAACGCGGGTCGGGTCGCCGTCGTCCACAACGGCATCATCGAGAACTTCGCCGACCTGCGGGCCGAGCTCGCCGAGCGCGGACACAGCCTCGACTCCGAGACCGACACCGAAGTGGTCGCCCATCTGCTGGCCGAGGCCCACTCCTCGTGCGGCGAACTCGCGGAGGCGATGCGGCTGGTGTCCCGGCGCCTCGAAGGCGCATTCACGCTGGTCGCGGTGCACGCGGACGAGCCGGACGTGGTCGTCGGCGCCCGCCGCAACTCGCCGCTCGTGGTGGGCGTCGGGGACGGTGAGGCGTTCCTGGCCTCGGACGTCGCCGCGTTCATCGCATACACGCGCTCGGCGATCGAGCTCGGACAGGACCAGGTCGTCGAACTGCGGCGCGAGAGCGTCACGGTGACCGACTTCGACGGCGCGCCGGCCCAGGTGCGCTCGTACCACGTGGACTGGGACGCCTCCGCCGCCGAGAAGGGCGGCTACGACTACTTCATGCTCAAGGAGATCGCCGAGCAGCCGAAGGCGGTCGCCGACACACTCCTCGGGCGGATCGACGCGAGCGGGTCGCTGACCCTGGACGAGCTGCGGATCCCGCACGGGGTGCTCAGGGAGGCGCAGAAGGTCGTGATCGTGGCGTGCGGTACGGCGTTCCACGCCGGGCTCATCGCCAAGTACGCCATCGAGCACTGGACGCGCATCCCCTGCGAGGTCGAGCTGGCCAGCGAGTTCCGCTACCGGGACCCGATTCTGGACCAGCGCACGCTCGTGATCGCGATCTCGCAGTCCGGCGAGACCATGGACACGCTGATGGCGCTGCGCCACGCGCGCGAGCAGGGCGCGAAGGTGCTGGCGATCTGCAACACCAACGGCTCGACGATCCCGCGCGAGTCCGACGCGGTGCTCTACACGCATGCGGGGCCGGAGGTCGCCGTCGCGTCGACCAAGGCGTTCCTGACCCAGCTGGTCGCCTGCTACCTGGTCGCCCTCTATCTGGGCCAGGTCCGGGGCACCAAGTGGGGCGACGAGATCCGGGCCGTCATCCGCGACCTGTCGCAGATCGCGGGCGAGGTGGACCGGGTCCTGGAGACGATGGAGCCGGTCCGAGAGCTGGCCCGCTCGCTGTCCCGCAAGAACACGGTGCTGTTCCTGGGCCGGCACGTCGGCTACCCGGTCGCCCTGGAGGGCGCGCTGAAGCTCAAGGAGCTGGCGTACATGCACGCCGAGGGCTTCGCGGCGGGCGAGCTCAAGCACGGCCCGATCGCGCTCATCGAGAACGATCTGCCGGTGGTGATCGTCGTCCCGTCACCGCGCAGCCGGTCCGTTCTGCACGACAAGATCGTGTCGAACATCCAGGAGATCCGTGCCCGGGGCGCCCGGACCATCGTGATCGCGGAGGAGGGCGACGAGGCGGTCGAGCCGTACGCGGACCATCTCATCCGCATCCCGGCGACGCCGGCGCTGCTGCAACCGCTGGTGGCGACGGTCCCGTTGCAGGTGTTCGCGTGCGAGCTGGCGACGGCGCGGGGCAACGAGGTGGACCAGCCGCGGAATCTGGCGAAGTCGGTCACCGTCGAATGA